The following proteins are encoded in a genomic region of Bacillus thermozeamaize:
- a CDS encoding nucleotide pyrophosphohydrolase, with the protein MVTGNGDNVRCEKADLTLKEMQKMVDDYIGQFKVGYFSPLAMLARLSEEVGELAREINHHYGEKPKKADEPENSVDMELADCLFILVCFANSLGIDLESSFYKMMEKFRVRDAGRWELK; encoded by the coding sequence ATGGTGACAGGTAACGGCGACAACGTTCGGTGCGAGAAAGCAGACCTTACCCTGAAAGAGATGCAAAAAATGGTGGATGATTATATCGGCCAGTTCAAAGTGGGTTATTTCAGCCCGTTGGCCATGCTGGCCCGCCTGAGCGAAGAGGTGGGGGAGTTGGCGCGGGAAATCAATCACCATTATGGGGAGAAGCCCAAAAAGGCAGACGAACCGGAAAACAGCGTGGATATGGAGCTGGCCGATTGCCTGTTTATCCTCGTCTGTTTTGCCAATTCGCTCGGCATTGATCTGGAATCTTCTTTTTACAAAATGATGGAAAAATTTCGTGTGCGGGATGCCGGACGTTGGGAATTAAAATGA
- a CDS encoding alcohol dehydrogenase translates to MSTSFSQFMQRTAIYSGAGVRSMIPDLFRGFGARRVALFSDRGLEQAGVVEMVSDLFRNITQGSGPELVGIYLDIDQDATSTSVNQALRFARDVAADSLLAVGGGSVLDTVKGVKYALHLGIHDIKDAIPSGLNLVSWPDAAYMPIPHIAVPTTAGTGSEVSPIAVFYNEAIQIKANLIHPFINADIAVLDPELTAGLPPRITAFTGFDALTHAIEAVASPRATAFTDAHALHAIRLIEANLPEAVENGKNLNARMQMLQASTMGIIAFGMSMAVVPVHNFAHAYGALFRIPHGLACAVFLPVVMESLPHLYMPKVADLAEALRLDARGKAPEQVLGEVVQKIRTLQQQVGLPSTFAEFNISADDLIKTIDAVASDPTAVFFRLPVELITAVGEKVAGFSTVST, encoded by the coding sequence ATGTCGACCTCCTTTTCGCAATTTATGCAGCGAACAGCCATCTACAGCGGCGCAGGCGTGCGCTCGATGATTCCTGATCTGTTTCGTGGTTTTGGGGCCCGGCGAGTGGCACTGTTCAGTGACCGGGGCTTGGAGCAGGCGGGTGTGGTCGAGATGGTATCCGACCTCTTCCGCAACATCACCCAAGGTTCGGGGCCGGAGCTGGTTGGCATTTACCTGGATATTGATCAGGATGCGACCAGCACCAGCGTCAATCAGGCCCTTCGTTTTGCGCGGGATGTTGCGGCGGACAGCCTGTTGGCTGTCGGCGGCGGGAGCGTACTGGATACGGTCAAGGGCGTAAAATACGCGCTGCACTTGGGGATTCACGACATCAAGGATGCGATTCCCAGTGGGTTGAATCTGGTTTCATGGCCAGATGCGGCATACATGCCGATTCCGCACATCGCGGTTCCGACCACCGCTGGAACCGGATCAGAAGTTTCGCCCATTGCTGTCTTTTATAATGAGGCCATCCAAATAAAAGCCAATCTCATTCATCCGTTCATCAACGCGGATATCGCCGTTCTCGATCCGGAACTGACTGCCGGCTTGCCGCCTCGCATCACGGCCTTCACCGGATTTGATGCGCTGACACACGCGATCGAAGCGGTTGCCTCACCGCGCGCAACGGCCTTTACGGACGCCCACGCGCTGCACGCTATTCGCTTGATAGAAGCCAATCTGCCGGAAGCAGTGGAGAATGGAAAAAATTTAAACGCCAGAATGCAGATGCTGCAAGCCAGTACGATGGGGATTATCGCTTTTGGCATGTCGATGGCGGTCGTGCCCGTACACAATTTTGCACACGCTTATGGCGCTTTGTTCCGGATACCACACGGCCTGGCCTGTGCGGTGTTTTTGCCTGTTGTGATGGAGAGCCTGCCGCATTTGTACATGCCAAAAGTCGCTGACTTGGCTGAAGCGCTGCGGCTTGATGCACGGGGGAAAGCGCCGGAGCAGGTTCTTGGTGAAGTGGTCCAGAAGATCCGGACGCTGCAGCAACAGGTGGGTTTGCCTTCCACCTTCGCCGAGTTCAATATTTCAGCGGATGATTTGATCAAAACGATTGATGCTGTCGCCAGCGATCCGACTGCCGTGTTTTTCCGCTTGCCCGTGGAGTTAATCACCGCGGTCGGCGAAAAAGTGGCAGGTTTTTCCACTGTGTCAACATAA
- a CDS encoding aldehyde dehydrogenase, with the protein MTVQLNVQTFPLFINGQWTPASTGETYDVFNPATGAVVAKVAKGNEEDVHRAVKAAREAFDSGVWSNRTPKERSEAMFQIAQLIAKHAQELVYLEAISSGGTIRRLAASDIMMVVDLFQTLGKFILEYPYSEVLPVPAYPGPAHGLIWREPVGVCAAITPWNMPMMLAAWKIAPALAMGNTIVIKPASYTPLSTLKMAEIISKVVPPGVMNVVTGSGAAVGEPLVSHPDVDKVAFTGSTEVGRRIMQLASGTIKKTTLELGGKSPNILLEDADLEIALPGSLFGVFLHSGQLCESGTRLFVPEKIYDQVIEGLVRLTSKLKLGDPLNMATDVGPVISRQQKETILSYIESGLAAGAKVVCGGKEAKIPGYEQGHFIEPTIFVDVTNDMKIAQEEIFGPVLSVIRYKDLDQAIQMANDTMYGLAAGVWTQDVNKAFEVAKRFRAGTVWINDWHRLRSDAPFGGYKQSGVGRELGRHSLDEYTQVKHVHATLVPELAQRSWYRVLFSEM; encoded by the coding sequence GTGACCGTTCAACTCAACGTCCAGACATTTCCGTTATTTATTAATGGCCAGTGGACGCCTGCCAGTACGGGGGAGACGTATGATGTGTTCAACCCTGCGACGGGAGCCGTCGTCGCAAAGGTGGCCAAAGGCAATGAGGAGGATGTCCATCGGGCGGTAAAGGCGGCGCGCGAAGCTTTTGATTCCGGTGTATGGAGCAACCGTACGCCGAAGGAGCGGAGCGAGGCGATGTTCCAGATTGCCCAGCTGATCGCCAAACATGCCCAGGAATTGGTTTATCTTGAAGCGATCAGTTCGGGGGGGACAATCCGCCGATTGGCTGCCTCTGACATCATGATGGTCGTCGATCTGTTTCAGACGCTTGGGAAGTTTATTCTGGAGTACCCCTACTCTGAGGTTTTGCCTGTCCCGGCCTATCCGGGTCCCGCACATGGCTTGATCTGGCGTGAGCCGGTTGGTGTCTGTGCGGCGATTACACCGTGGAATATGCCCATGATGCTGGCCGCCTGGAAGATTGCGCCAGCCTTGGCCATGGGCAACACGATTGTCATCAAGCCGGCCAGTTACACACCGTTGTCCACGCTGAAGATGGCAGAAATTATTTCCAAGGTTGTCCCGCCCGGTGTGATGAATGTGGTCACAGGTTCTGGGGCGGCAGTGGGGGAACCGCTGGTCAGTCATCCCGATGTGGACAAGGTGGCTTTTACCGGTTCGACCGAAGTCGGCCGCCGCATTATGCAACTGGCCTCCGGGACGATCAAGAAAACCACCCTGGAGCTGGGCGGGAAGTCGCCGAATATTCTGCTGGAAGATGCTGATCTGGAGATTGCGCTGCCCGGGAGCCTTTTTGGCGTTTTCCTGCATTCCGGCCAATTGTGCGAATCGGGGACCCGCCTGTTTGTGCCCGAGAAGATTTACGACCAGGTGATCGAAGGGCTGGTGAGGCTGACTTCCAAGTTAAAACTGGGTGATCCGCTGAATATGGCCACCGATGTCGGTCCGGTCATCTCGCGTCAACAAAAGGAGACGATCCTCTCGTACATCGAATCGGGCCTGGCCGCAGGAGCAAAGGTGGTCTGCGGCGGCAAAGAGGCGAAGATACCGGGATATGAACAAGGCCATTTCATCGAGCCCACCATTTTCGTCGACGTCACCAATGACATGAAAATAGCTCAGGAAGAAATATTCGGTCCTGTCTTGTCGGTGATTCGCTATAAGGATTTGGATCAGGCGATACAAATGGCCAATGACACGATGTACGGGCTGGCTGCGGGCGTATGGACGCAAGATGTGAACAAGGCCTTCGAGGTCGCCAAACGATTCCGTGCCGGTACTGTCTGGATCAACGATTGGCATCGCCTTCGCAGCGACGCGCCTTTCGGCGGATATAAGCAAAGCGGCGTCGGGCGTGAGCTGGGCAGGCATTCCCTGGATGAATATACGCAAGTCAAGCATGTCCATGCCACGTTGGTGCCGGAACTTGCGCAACGTTCCTGGTACAGGGTTCTTTTTTCGGAGATGTAG